One Oncorhynchus keta strain PuntledgeMale-10-30-2019 chromosome 22, Oket_V2, whole genome shotgun sequence DNA window includes the following coding sequences:
- the LOC118401208 gene encoding zinc finger protein 710-like isoform X1: MRSLKHLKHHTRNNVEEEESGRLVRCYPKVVEGQVDAGTQTEPVVVLSLAQAAVLGLISQNEIFGATIAPNGFYMGEPREYGRTPPTPEGMEYEYADQLIGANGDYLAEPVGESEPHSSERRRPGPRGRTRRPKSEGGAPGEPPHRVPNIQTQVKGERGESDTPPSCIHMAKSRSSPGKTDEPTTHRRPLKEEQSCGNCAVCVRETSSQTQTEVRPEQGPEERREGGGEGQEEEVAEEEEGVLNLKTGGDRGHSPSPVMNRYFESSEVSYESADMAVGDYDEGSQGMLWAADAEGIARRMQIDRLDVNVQIDESYCVDVGEGLKRWKCRMCEKSYTSKYNLVTHILGHNGIKPHECLHCGKLFKQPSHLQTHLLTHQGTRPHKCTVCKKAFTQTSHLKRHMLQHSDVKPYSCRFCGRGFAYPSELRSHENKHENGHCHVCSQCAMEFPTHAYLKRHQTSHQGPTTYQCTECNKSFAYRSQLQNHLMKHQNVRPYVCPECGMEFVQIHHLKQHSLTHKVLTPQTLADQSMKEFKCDVCAREFTLSANLKRHMLIHASIRPFQCHVCFKTFVQKQTLKTHMIVHLPVKPFKCKVCGKSFNRMYNLLGHMHLHAGSKPFKCPYCSSKFNLKGNLSRHMKVKHGILDASPDGQAPPDIENQEDYDEDNFEFSERENLASNNTPDIAKLSEIEYYSSYAKGAGRYKTA; encoded by the exons ATGAGATCCCTGAAACACCTCAAACATCACACCAGGAACAATGTG gaggaggaggagagtggccGTCTGGTGCGGTGCTACCCCAAGGTGGTGGAGGGTCAGGTGGATgcaggaacacagacagaaccCGTGGTGGTGCTGTCACTGGCCCAGGCTGCTGTCCTGGGCCTTATCTCCCAGAATGAGATCTTTGGAGCCACCATCGCCCCCAATGGCTTCTACATGGGCGAGCCCAGGGAGTATGGCAGGACCCCTCCTACTCCAGAGGGCATGGAGTATGAGTACGCTGACCAACTGATTGGGGCCAACGGGGACTACCTGGCTGAGCCTGTAGGGGAGTCTGAGCCCCACAGCAGTGAGAGGAGGCGCCCCGGGCCCAGAGGGAGGACCAGGAGACCCAAGAGTGAAGGAGGAGCGCCAGGGGAGCCCCCTCACAGAGTCCCCAACATACAGACTCAGGTCAAAGGGGAGCGGGGAGAGTCTGACACCCCTCCGTCCTGCATCCACATGGCAAAGAGCCGTAGCAGCCCAGGCAAGACAGATGAGCCAACCACTCACAGACGGCCTCTGAAGGAGGAGCAGAGCTGTGGtaactgtgctgtgtgtgtgagagagacgtcCAGTCAGACTCAGACAGAAGTACGGCCAGAGCAggggccagaggagaggagggagggaggaggagaaggacaagAAGAGGAGGTAGCTGAGGAGGAAGAAGGAGTGTTGAACCTCAAgactggaggagacaggggacacaGTCCCAGTCCCGTTATGAACCGCTACTTTGAGTCCAGCGAGGTGTCCTATGAGTCTGCTGACATGGCCGTGGGGGACTATGACGAGGGCAGCCAGGGAATGTTGTGGGCTGCAGATGCTGAGGGGATAGCCAGGCGCATGCAGATCGACCGGCTGGACGTCAACGTCCAGATAGATGAGTCCTACTGTGTGGATGTGGGAGAGGGCCTGAAGAGATGGAAGTGCCGCATGTGTGAGAAGTCGTATACCTCCAAGTACAACCTGGTCACCCACATCCTGGGCCACAACGGCATTAAGCCCCATGAGTGCCTGCACTGCGGCAAGCTGTTCAAGCAGCCCAGCCacctccagacccacctgctcacccACCAGGGCACCCGGCCACACAAGTGCACCGTGTGTAAGAAGGCCTTCACCCAGACCAGCCACCTGAAGAGGCACATGCTGCAGCACTCGGACGTCAAGCCCTACAGCTGCCGCTTCTGTGGCCGAGGCTTTGCCTACCCCAGCGAGCTCCGGTCCCACGAGAACAAACACGAAAACGGCCACTGCCATGTGTGTTCCCAGTGTGCCATGGAGTTCCCCACCCACGCCTACCTGAAGCGCCACCAGACCAGTCACCAGGGCCCCACCACCTACCAGTGCACTGAGTGCAACAAGTCCTTTGCCTACCGCAGCCAGCTGCAGAACCACCTCATGAAGCATCAGAACGTAAGGCCCTACGTCTGCCCAGAGTGTGGAATGGAGTTTGTCCAGATCCATCACCTCAAGCAGCATTCCCTCACTCACAAGGTACTGACACCACAGACCCTCGCCGACCAG AGTATGAAGGAATTCAAATGTGATGTGTGTGCCCGGGAGTTCACCCTTTCTGCTAACCTCAAGAGGCACATGCTGATCCACGCCAGCATCAGGCCCTTCCAGTGTCACGTCTGCTTCAAGACCTTTGTCCAGAAACAGACCCTCAAAACACACATGATCGTCCACCTGCCTGTCAAGCCTTTCAAATGCAAG GTGTGTGGCAAATCTTTCAACAGAATGTACAACCTCCTGGGCCACATGCACCTCCACGCTGGCAGCAAGCCCTTCAAGTGTCCTTACTGCTCCAGCAAGTTCAACCTGAAGGGCAATCTGAGCCGACACATGAAGGTCAAACACGGCATCCTGGACGCTTCACCAGACGGACAAG CCCCCCCTGACATAGAGAACCAGGAGGACTATGACGAAGACAACTTTGAATTCAGTGAACGAGAGAACCTGGCCAGTAACAACACACCAGACATCGCTAAACTGTCTGAAATTGAGTATTATAGCAGCTACGCCAAGGGTGCAGGGCGCTACAAAACTGCATGA
- the LOC118401208 gene encoding zinc finger protein 710-like isoform X2 codes for MRSLKHLKHHTRNNVEEEESGRLVRCYPKVVEGQVDAGTQTEPVVVLSLAQAAVLGLISQNEIFGATIAPNGFYMGEPREYGRTPPTPEGMEYEYADQLIGANGDYLAEPVGESEPHSSERRRPGPRGRTRRPKSEGGAPGEPPHRVPNIQTQVKGERGESDTPPSCIHMAKSRSSPGKTDEPTTHRRPLKEEQSCGNCAVCVRETSSQTQTEVRPEQGPEERREGGGEGQEEEVAEEEEGVLNLKTGGDRGHSPSPVMNRYFESSEVSYESADMAVGDYDEGSQGMLWAADAEGIARRMQIDRLDVNVQIDESYCVDVGEGLKRWKCRMCEKSYTSKYNLVTHILGHNGIKPHECLHCGKLFKQPSHLQTHLLTHQGTRPHKCTVCKKAFTQTSHLKRHMLQHSDVKPYSCRFCGRGFAYPSELRSHENKHENGHCHVCSQCAMEFPTHAYLKRHQTSHQGPTTYQCTECNKSFAYRSQLQNHLMKHQNVRPYVCPECGMEFVQIHHLKQHSLTHKSMKEFKCDVCAREFTLSANLKRHMLIHASIRPFQCHVCFKTFVQKQTLKTHMIVHLPVKPFKCKVCGKSFNRMYNLLGHMHLHAGSKPFKCPYCSSKFNLKGNLSRHMKVKHGILDASPDGQAPPDIENQEDYDEDNFEFSERENLASNNTPDIAKLSEIEYYSSYAKGAGRYKTA; via the exons ATGAGATCCCTGAAACACCTCAAACATCACACCAGGAACAATGTG gaggaggaggagagtggccGTCTGGTGCGGTGCTACCCCAAGGTGGTGGAGGGTCAGGTGGATgcaggaacacagacagaaccCGTGGTGGTGCTGTCACTGGCCCAGGCTGCTGTCCTGGGCCTTATCTCCCAGAATGAGATCTTTGGAGCCACCATCGCCCCCAATGGCTTCTACATGGGCGAGCCCAGGGAGTATGGCAGGACCCCTCCTACTCCAGAGGGCATGGAGTATGAGTACGCTGACCAACTGATTGGGGCCAACGGGGACTACCTGGCTGAGCCTGTAGGGGAGTCTGAGCCCCACAGCAGTGAGAGGAGGCGCCCCGGGCCCAGAGGGAGGACCAGGAGACCCAAGAGTGAAGGAGGAGCGCCAGGGGAGCCCCCTCACAGAGTCCCCAACATACAGACTCAGGTCAAAGGGGAGCGGGGAGAGTCTGACACCCCTCCGTCCTGCATCCACATGGCAAAGAGCCGTAGCAGCCCAGGCAAGACAGATGAGCCAACCACTCACAGACGGCCTCTGAAGGAGGAGCAGAGCTGTGGtaactgtgctgtgtgtgtgagagagacgtcCAGTCAGACTCAGACAGAAGTACGGCCAGAGCAggggccagaggagaggagggagggaggaggagaaggacaagAAGAGGAGGTAGCTGAGGAGGAAGAAGGAGTGTTGAACCTCAAgactggaggagacaggggacacaGTCCCAGTCCCGTTATGAACCGCTACTTTGAGTCCAGCGAGGTGTCCTATGAGTCTGCTGACATGGCCGTGGGGGACTATGACGAGGGCAGCCAGGGAATGTTGTGGGCTGCAGATGCTGAGGGGATAGCCAGGCGCATGCAGATCGACCGGCTGGACGTCAACGTCCAGATAGATGAGTCCTACTGTGTGGATGTGGGAGAGGGCCTGAAGAGATGGAAGTGCCGCATGTGTGAGAAGTCGTATACCTCCAAGTACAACCTGGTCACCCACATCCTGGGCCACAACGGCATTAAGCCCCATGAGTGCCTGCACTGCGGCAAGCTGTTCAAGCAGCCCAGCCacctccagacccacctgctcacccACCAGGGCACCCGGCCACACAAGTGCACCGTGTGTAAGAAGGCCTTCACCCAGACCAGCCACCTGAAGAGGCACATGCTGCAGCACTCGGACGTCAAGCCCTACAGCTGCCGCTTCTGTGGCCGAGGCTTTGCCTACCCCAGCGAGCTCCGGTCCCACGAGAACAAACACGAAAACGGCCACTGCCATGTGTGTTCCCAGTGTGCCATGGAGTTCCCCACCCACGCCTACCTGAAGCGCCACCAGACCAGTCACCAGGGCCCCACCACCTACCAGTGCACTGAGTGCAACAAGTCCTTTGCCTACCGCAGCCAGCTGCAGAACCACCTCATGAAGCATCAGAACGTAAGGCCCTACGTCTGCCCAGAGTGTGGAATGGAGTTTGTCCAGATCCATCACCTCAAGCAGCATTCCCTCACTCACAAG AGTATGAAGGAATTCAAATGTGATGTGTGTGCCCGGGAGTTCACCCTTTCTGCTAACCTCAAGAGGCACATGCTGATCCACGCCAGCATCAGGCCCTTCCAGTGTCACGTCTGCTTCAAGACCTTTGTCCAGAAACAGACCCTCAAAACACACATGATCGTCCACCTGCCTGTCAAGCCTTTCAAATGCAAG GTGTGTGGCAAATCTTTCAACAGAATGTACAACCTCCTGGGCCACATGCACCTCCACGCTGGCAGCAAGCCCTTCAAGTGTCCTTACTGCTCCAGCAAGTTCAACCTGAAGGGCAATCTGAGCCGACACATGAAGGTCAAACACGGCATCCTGGACGCTTCACCAGACGGACAAG CCCCCCCTGACATAGAGAACCAGGAGGACTATGACGAAGACAACTTTGAATTCAGTGAACGAGAGAACCTGGCCAGTAACAACACACCAGACATCGCTAAACTGTCTGAAATTGAGTATTATAGCAGCTACGCCAAGGGTGCAGGGCGCTACAAAACTGCATGA